In one Candidatus Neomarinimicrobiota bacterium genomic region, the following are encoded:
- a CDS encoding NADH-quinone oxidoreductase subunit D, translating into MTVSEARRKNFGVVEAEEMVLNMGPQHPSTHGVLRLKIRTDGEIVSHIEPHIGYLHRCFEKHCENLTYEQVIPFTDRCDYLASMNNNHVYAMAVEKLMGIEVPEKVEYIRVVMAELQRIASHLLALGSFGLDVGGVTPFTYMFRDRERILDLFEYTCGARLLYNYIWIGGVSHDLPPNFAEYATDFLDYFEPKITEYDRILTYNKIFIERAADVGVLPPDVAISYGCTGPMLRGSGVKWDLRRNEPYSIYDHFDFDVITGQGTMGTVGDSWDRYFVRVQEMRECVKIVRQALAQIPAEGDVRAAIPRKIRPPTGEIYFRGENPRGELGYYIISDGSSKPFRVKMRSPAFCNLSVINEIAAGWMLSDLVTILGSIDIVLGEIDR; encoded by the coding sequence ATGACCGTCTCCGAAGCCCGGCGCAAGAACTTCGGGGTAGTGGAAGCGGAAGAAATGGTCCTCAATATGGGGCCCCAGCACCCCAGCACCCACGGGGTATTGCGCCTGAAGATTCGGACCGATGGCGAGATCGTCAGTCATATTGAACCCCATATCGGCTACCTCCACCGCTGTTTCGAAAAGCACTGCGAAAATCTGACCTACGAGCAGGTTATCCCCTTCACCGACCGCTGTGACTACCTGGCATCCATGAACAACAATCACGTCTATGCCATGGCCGTGGAAAAGCTCATGGGGATCGAGGTTCCGGAGAAAGTGGAGTATATCCGGGTTGTTATGGCCGAGCTGCAGCGCATTGCGAGTCACCTGCTGGCGCTGGGGTCTTTCGGCCTGGATGTGGGCGGCGTCACACCGTTCACCTACATGTTCCGTGACCGGGAACGGATTCTGGACCTGTTCGAATACACCTGCGGCGCGCGCCTGCTCTACAACTATATCTGGATCGGCGGCGTTTCGCACGACCTGCCCCCCAACTTCGCCGAGTACGCTACTGACTTTCTGGACTACTTCGAACCGAAGATCACCGAGTACGACCGTATCCTGACCTATAACAAGATTTTCATTGAGCGGGCCGCCGATGTGGGGGTATTGCCCCCCGATGTGGCGATCAGCTACGGCTGCACCGGCCCTATGCTGAGGGGCTCCGGGGTCAAATGGGATTTACGGCGGAACGAGCCCTACTCGATCTACGATCACTTCGATTTCGACGTCATCACCGGCCAGGGGACCATGGGCACCGTCGGGGACAGCTGGGACCGTTACTTCGTGCGAGTGCAGGAAATGCGGGAGTGTGTGAAGATTGTCCGCCAGGCCCTGGCCCAGATACCCGCGGAAGGGGACGTACGTGCCGCCATTCCTAGGAAGATCCGCCCGCCAACGGGAGAGATATATTTCCGGGGGGAGAATCCCCGGGGTGAATTGGGCTATTATATCATCAGTGACGGCTCATCAAAGCCCTTCAGGGTGAAAATGCGCTCACCGGCGTTCTGTAACTTATCGGTCATCAATGAAATCGCCGCCGGCTGGATGTTGTCCGACCTGGTC
- a CDS encoding NADH-quinone oxidoreductase subunit B, which translates to MDSLLVNRFGQDNIIVGQLDSLLNWARAGSQWYFQFGLACCAIEMMAAAAPRHDLERFGAMPRTSPRQADTMIVAGTVTLKMATRVKRLYEQMANPKYVISMGSCANSGGPYWQYGYHVLKGVDLVVPVDVYVPGCPPRPEALLQGLLELQRKIKEDTPLRKVP; encoded by the coding sequence GGATTCATTATTGGTTAATCGCTTTGGGCAGGACAATATCATCGTCGGTCAATTGGACAGCTTGCTGAACTGGGCCCGCGCTGGCTCCCAGTGGTACTTCCAGTTTGGCCTGGCGTGCTGTGCCATCGAGATGATGGCCGCAGCTGCTCCCCGCCACGACCTGGAGCGTTTCGGCGCCATGCCCCGAACCTCACCCCGACAGGCTGATACTATGATCGTGGCCGGCACGGTGACGTTGAAAATGGCTACCCGGGTAAAGCGCCTTTATGAGCAGATGGCCAATCCCAAATATGTCATCTCTATGGGCAGCTGCGCTAACAGCGGCGGTCCTTACTGGCAATACGGCTATCACGTGCTGAAAGGGGTTGACCTGGTGGTGCCGGTAGATGTTTATGTTCCGGGCTGTCCCCCACGTCCTGAAGCCCTCCTGCAGGGACTACTGGAGCTGCAGCGAAAAATAAAGGAAGACACCCCACTTAGAAAGGTACCCTGA
- a CDS encoding NADH-quinone oxidoreductase subunit C yields the protein MEQSQIIAKVASVHPEALIPTEEEANHIRVIPEHWLVVAQFLRSDPDLHFDSLMCLTGYDPGPGEPLGVAYNLHSMDKLHQLEVRIEVPREGGTIPSVAHIWRTADWHEREAYDMFGVIFEGHPDPRRMLLPEDWEGHPLRKDYTTPDYYRGIPVPKDKRGWE from the coding sequence ATGGAACAATCACAGATTATAGCCAAAGTGGCCAGTGTACATCCGGAGGCGCTGATCCCCACTGAAGAAGAGGCTAACCATATCAGGGTTATACCGGAGCACTGGCTCGTAGTGGCCCAATTCCTGCGCAGCGATCCGGATCTGCACTTTGATTCCCTCATGTGTCTCACTGGCTACGACCCTGGTCCAGGGGAACCGCTGGGAGTGGCCTATAACCTCCACTCGATGGATAAGCTACACCAGCTTGAAGTCCGCATTGAGGTACCCCGTGAGGGTGGCACCATCCCTTCGGTGGCTCACATCTGGCGCACAGCCGATTGGCATGAACGGGAAGCCTACGATATGTTCGGCGTCATCTTCGAGGGACACCCGGATCCCCGCCGGATGCTCCTGCCAGAAGATTGGGAAGGACATCCTTTGAGGAAAGACTACACCACGCCGGATTACTATCGCGGGATTCCCGTCCCTAAGGACAAGCGGGGCTGGGAATGA